From a region of the Paenibacillus sp. FSL R10-2734 genome:
- a CDS encoding response regulator transcription factor — protein MRPNILIIDDDEKIISMLRRGLAFEGYDVKTAVNGADGLRAILSSDPDVVILDVMMPQVDGFEVCRRLREGGSNVPVLMLTAKDEIEHRVKGLDLGADDYLVKPFALEELLARVRALLRRKSEQGGGGEQAVTYEDITLDVDSREVTRAGKRLELTAKEFELLHLFMQNPKRVLSRDLIMDKIWGYDYSGESNVLEVYIAMLRQKTEEHGGKRLIQTIRGAGYILRGDN, from the coding sequence ATGCGACCGAATATTCTTATTATTGATGATGATGAAAAAATTATCTCCATGCTACGCCGGGGGCTAGCCTTTGAAGGCTACGATGTAAAGACTGCGGTAAATGGAGCGGATGGTTTACGGGCAATCCTAAGTAGCGATCCGGATGTAGTTATTTTGGATGTTATGATGCCTCAGGTAGACGGCTTTGAAGTATGTCGTCGTTTGCGAGAAGGGGGGAGTAATGTGCCTGTTCTAATGCTTACGGCCAAGGATGAAATTGAGCATCGTGTGAAAGGACTCGATCTAGGTGCGGACGATTATTTAGTAAAACCATTTGCACTGGAAGAATTGCTTGCTCGGGTACGTGCACTGCTTCGGCGTAAGAGTGAGCAAGGTGGAGGTGGTGAGCAAGCCGTTACTTACGAAGATATTACTCTGGATGTGGATTCACGTGAAGTGACACGCGCCGGCAAGAGACTAGAGCTAACGGCAAAGGAATTCGAGCTACTACATCTCTTTATGCAGAATCCGAAACGGGTGCTATCGCGGGATCTGATCATGGATAAAATATGGGGATATGATTACAGCGGTGAATCTAATGTACTTGAGGTATACATAGCTATGCTACGCCAAAAGACGGAGGAGCATGGCGGTAAACGCCTCATTCAAACGATCCGGGGTGCCGGTTACATTCTAAGAGGTGACAACTAA